One Novosphingobium sp. EMRT-2 DNA segment encodes these proteins:
- a CDS encoding carboxynorspermidine decarboxylase, with protein sequence METRAGDPGAFAHFDLSRVDSPAFVVDAARLRANLAVLADVRDRAGIKVLAALKAFSMWRVAPIVGQYLDGVCTSGLWEAKLADEHYGGEIATYCAAYKAEDLPEILRLSDHVIFNSPGQHARFSGELAAARSAGEHFDVALRINPLHAEGEVPRYDPCAPHSRLGFPVDQLTDAHMEGVTGLHFHSLCEQDFEPLQRTWEALKPRIERFFPRLEWLNFGGGHHITRADYQRDDLVAFLQQVKAETGCEIYLEPGEAVALDAGILVGTVLDTHWNGMPIAITDISATCHMPDVLEAPYRPAMLGERPTDEYEGGEGEAVRLGGPSCLAGDVIGDFRLPAPVEPGVRFAFLDQAHYSMVKTTTFNGVPLPSIWLWDSETDALECVRRFAYEDFRDRLS encoded by the coding sequence ATGGAAACCAGAGCCGGTGATCCGGGCGCGTTCGCCCATTTCGACCTGTCGCGGGTCGATAGTCCCGCCTTCGTCGTGGACGCGGCCCGGCTGCGTGCCAATCTGGCGGTGCTGGCCGACGTGCGCGATCGGGCGGGGATCAAGGTTCTGGCGGCGCTCAAGGCGTTCTCGATGTGGCGCGTCGCGCCCATCGTCGGCCAGTACCTCGATGGCGTCTGTACGTCCGGCCTGTGGGAAGCCAAGCTCGCCGACGAGCACTACGGCGGCGAGATCGCGACCTATTGCGCGGCCTACAAGGCGGAGGACCTGCCCGAGATCCTGCGCCTGTCCGACCATGTGATCTTCAATTCGCCGGGCCAGCATGCGCGCTTCTCCGGCGAGCTTGCCGCCGCGCGCAGCGCTGGCGAGCACTTCGACGTGGCCTTGCGCATCAACCCGCTCCACGCCGAAGGCGAAGTGCCGCGCTACGATCCATGCGCGCCGCATTCGCGCCTTGGCTTCCCGGTCGACCAACTGACCGACGCGCACATGGAAGGCGTGACCGGGCTGCACTTCCATTCGCTGTGCGAGCAGGACTTCGAGCCGCTGCAGCGCACGTGGGAAGCACTCAAGCCGCGTATCGAGCGGTTCTTCCCGCGCCTTGAATGGCTGAACTTCGGTGGTGGCCACCACATCACCCGCGCCGATTACCAGCGCGACGATCTGGTGGCGTTCCTGCAGCAGGTGAAGGCCGAAACCGGGTGCGAGATCTATCTCGAACCGGGCGAGGCGGTGGCGCTGGATGCCGGAATCCTCGTGGGCACCGTGCTCGATACCCACTGGAACGGGATGCCGATCGCCATCACCGATATTTCCGCCACCTGCCACATGCCCGACGTGCTGGAAGCGCCCTACCGCCCAGCCATGCTGGGCGAGCGGCCAACGGACGAGTACGAAGGCGGGGAAGGGGAGGCCGTGCGCCTGGGCGGTCCTTCGTGCCTTGCCGGCGACGTGATCGGCGATTTCCGGCTGCCGGCGCCGGTCGAACCCGGCGTGCGCTTCGCCTTTCTCGATCAGGCGCACTACTCGATGGTCAAGACCACGACCTTCAACGGCGTGCCGCTGCCCTCGATATGGTTGTGGGACAGCGAAACCGATGCGCTCGAATGCGTGCGGCGCTTCGCCTACGAGGATTTTCGCGACAGGCTTTCCTGA
- a CDS encoding saccharopine dehydrogenase family protein — MAKVLVIGAGGVGSVAVHKMAMNPDIFGDVVLASRTKSKCDAIAASVKQRTGRDVATYQIDADDVAATTALIREVQPVLVVNLALPYQDLAIMDACLAAGVNYMDTANYEPREEAKFEYKWQWAYQEKFKAAGLMALLGSGFDPGVTSAFAMWLKKHKLKTIRTLDILDCNGGDHGQHFATNFNPEINIREVTAPARHWENGDWVETPAMSVKQTFDFEAVGPKNMYLMYHEELESLAKFIPEMERARFWMTFGDAYITHLTVLQNVGMTRIDPVIYEGKEIIPLQFLKAVLPEPSSLGSTTKGKTNIGDIATGEALDGSGEKTFYIYNICDHEDAYAETGNQAVSYTTGVPAMIGAALMVQGVWKGEGVFNMEQFDPDPYMDMLNKHGLPWQVKELEGPLAF, encoded by the coding sequence ATGGCTAAAGTACTCGTCATCGGCGCAGGCGGCGTCGGCTCGGTCGCGGTCCACAAGATGGCGATGAACCCGGATATCTTTGGCGACGTTGTTCTCGCCAGCCGCACCAAGAGCAAGTGCGATGCGATCGCCGCTTCGGTTAAGCAGCGCACCGGGCGCGACGTGGCGACCTACCAGATCGACGCCGACGACGTGGCCGCGACGACCGCGCTGATCCGGGAGGTTCAGCCCGTGCTCGTCGTGAACCTGGCGCTGCCGTATCAGGACCTGGCGATCATGGACGCCTGCCTTGCCGCCGGCGTCAACTACATGGACACCGCCAACTACGAACCGCGCGAGGAAGCGAAGTTCGAATACAAGTGGCAGTGGGCCTACCAGGAAAAGTTCAAGGCCGCCGGCCTGATGGCGCTGCTGGGCTCGGGCTTCGATCCGGGCGTGACCAGCGCGTTCGCGATGTGGCTGAAGAAACACAAGCTCAAGACCATCCGCACGCTCGACATCCTGGATTGCAACGGCGGCGATCACGGCCAGCACTTCGCCACCAACTTCAATCCGGAAATCAACATCCGCGAAGTGACCGCGCCCGCGCGCCACTGGGAGAATGGCGACTGGGTGGAAACCCCGGCGATGTCGGTGAAGCAGACCTTCGATTTCGAGGCGGTCGGCCCGAAGAACATGTACCTGATGTACCACGAGGAGCTGGAAAGCCTGGCGAAGTTCATTCCGGAAATGGAGCGCGCGCGCTTCTGGATGACCTTCGGCGATGCCTATATCACGCACCTCACCGTGCTGCAGAACGTGGGCATGACGCGGATCGACCCGGTGATCTACGAAGGCAAGGAGATTATCCCGCTCCAGTTCCTGAAGGCCGTGCTGCCCGAACCGTCGAGCCTTGGTTCCACCACCAAGGGCAAGACCAACATCGGCGACATCGCCACGGGCGAGGCGCTGGACGGTTCGGGCGAGAAGACCTTCTACATCTACAACATCTGCGATCACGAGGACGCCTATGCCGAAACCGGCAACCAGGCGGTCAGCTACACCACCGGTGTGCCCGCGATGATCGGCGCCGCGCTGATGGTGCAGGGCGTGTGGAAGGGCGAGGGCGTGTTCAACATGGAACAGTTCGATCCCGACCCCTACATGGACATGCTGAACAAGCACGGCCTGCCCTGGCAGGTGAAGGAACTCGAGGGACCGCTGGCATTTTGA
- a CDS encoding threonine/serine dehydratase has product MTNPSPPSSSGPASVRRPTRDGVLRAAAKIADILPQTPMLPLDVNGVTIWCKVESLQPVGAFKIRGAWHRMSDLSPDERARGVVAVSSGNHAQGVAWAARRLGVAATIVMPSDAPGVKLEATRALGAQIVLYQRMRESRDAIAADLCAKTGAVLVHAYGDPWVIEGQGSAGIELAAQMEARAGGAPTRIVCPCGGGGLTAGLALACPDAEIVPVEPEGWDDVTRSLAAGHILLLDANPPPTACDALQTPVTFPVNFEVMTARGLQGVTVSEAEVRAAQRLAFAKLRLVIEPGGAAALAAVLAGKVPADGRTAVLLSGGNVDPASFLQVIATPG; this is encoded by the coding sequence ATGACAAACCCAAGTCCTCCTTCTTCCTCAGGCCCCGCTTCCGTCCGCCGCCCCACCCGCGATGGCGTGCTGCGCGCGGCCGCGAAGATCGCGGACATCCTGCCACAAACCCCGATGCTGCCGCTCGATGTCAACGGCGTGACAATCTGGTGCAAGGTGGAGAGCCTGCAACCCGTTGGCGCGTTCAAGATCCGCGGCGCATGGCACCGGATGAGCGACCTTTCGCCGGACGAGAGGGCGCGCGGCGTGGTGGCGGTATCGAGCGGCAACCACGCGCAGGGGGTGGCCTGGGCGGCGCGCAGGCTGGGCGTGGCGGCCACGATCGTGATGCCGTCCGACGCGCCGGGGGTGAAGCTGGAAGCGACGCGGGCGCTGGGCGCGCAGATCGTGCTCTACCAACGGATGCGCGAATCGCGCGATGCCATCGCCGCCGATCTCTGCGCGAAAACCGGCGCGGTGCTCGTCCACGCCTATGGCGATCCCTGGGTGATCGAAGGGCAGGGTTCGGCGGGCATCGAACTGGCGGCGCAGATGGAAGCGCGAGCCGGCGGCGCGCCCACGCGGATCGTCTGCCCCTGCGGCGGCGGCGGACTCACCGCCGGCCTCGCCCTCGCCTGCCCCGATGCGGAAATCGTGCCGGTGGAACCGGAAGGCTGGGACGATGTGACGCGCAGCCTGGCGGCGGGGCATATCCTGCTGCTCGACGCCAATCCACCGCCGACCGCCTGCGACGCCTTGCAGACACCCGTAACGTTCCCGGTCAACTTCGAGGTGATGACGGCCCGCGGACTGCAAGGCGTGACCGTGAGCGAAGCCGAAGTGCGCGCCGCGCAAAGGCTGGCGTTCGCGAAACTGCGCCTGGTGATCGAGCCGGGCGGCGCGGCGGCGCTGGCGGCCGTGCTGGCCGGCAAGGTCCCGGCCGACGGGCGCACGGCGGTATTGCTGTCCGGCGGGAACGTCGATCCGGCCTCTTTCCTGCAGGTCATCGCCACGCCCGGTTGA
- a CDS encoding DUF3419 family protein, with protein MLERARTHPITRSVVRKGSGVANRLLDHTFALAFRGLVYAQIWEDPEVDMEALQIRPDSRMVAIASGGCNVLSYLVADPQAITAVDLNTAHIALNRLKLASARHLPSHALFRRFFADADSRANIAAYREWVAPHLDEVSRRYWEGRDLSGRRRIGGFSKGIYKRGLLGNFIGVAHLLAKLYRIDLSEILAAPTLEEQRRVFEEKLAPVFDRRFVRWLTDQPASLFGLGIPPAQFDALAGDQPMAAVLRQRLEKLACGFAINDNYFAWQAFSRGYGKAPECPLPPYLQEANWNAVRARAERVTVRHANMTEHLAQQDAASLDRYVLLDAQDWMTDDQLNALWREITRTARPGARVLFRTAAAPSLLPGRVDEAMLARWRYHEALSLDLTARDRSSIYGGVHLYELA; from the coding sequence ATGCTGGAGAGAGCGCGCACTCATCCGATTACCCGTTCGGTGGTCCGCAAAGGTTCGGGCGTGGCCAACCGCTTGCTCGATCACACGTTTGCCCTCGCGTTCCGGGGCCTGGTCTATGCTCAGATCTGGGAAGATCCCGAAGTGGACATGGAGGCGCTGCAGATTCGCCCCGACAGCCGCATGGTCGCCATCGCCAGCGGCGGCTGCAACGTGCTTTCGTACCTCGTTGCCGATCCGCAGGCGATCACCGCCGTCGATCTCAACACCGCGCATATCGCACTCAACCGGCTCAAGCTCGCCTCGGCCCGGCACCTGCCCAGCCACGCGCTATTCCGCCGCTTCTTCGCCGATGCCGACAGCCGCGCCAACATCGCCGCCTATCGCGAATGGGTGGCCCCCCACCTCGACGAGGTCAGCCGCCGCTATTGGGAAGGGCGTGACCTTTCCGGACGCCGCCGCATCGGCGGCTTCAGCAAGGGCATCTACAAGCGCGGGCTGCTCGGCAACTTCATCGGCGTGGCGCATCTTCTGGCGAAGCTGTACCGCATCGACCTGTCGGAAATCCTCGCCGCGCCGACGCTGGAGGAGCAGCGCCGCGTGTTCGAGGAAAAGCTGGCCCCGGTGTTCGACCGGCGCTTCGTGCGCTGGCTGACCGACCAGCCGGCCTCGCTGTTCGGGCTTGGCATTCCCCCGGCGCAGTTCGATGCGCTGGCCGGCGACCAGCCGATGGCGGCCGTGCTGCGCCAGCGGCTGGAAAAGCTGGCCTGCGGCTTCGCCATCAACGACAACTATTTCGCCTGGCAGGCCTTTTCGCGCGGGTACGGCAAGGCACCCGAATGCCCGCTGCCCCCGTACCTGCAGGAAGCGAACTGGAACGCCGTGCGGGCACGGGCCGAACGCGTGACGGTTCGCCACGCCAACATGACGGAACACCTCGCACAGCAGGATGCCGCCTCGCTCGATCGCTACGTACTGCTCGATGCGCAGGACTGGATGACCGACGACCAGCTCAACGCGCTGTGGCGCGAGATCACCCGCACTGCTCGCCCCGGCGCGCGCGTGCTGTTCCGCACCGCCGCCGCGCCCAGCCTGCTGCCGGGCCGCGTCGATGAAGCGATGCTGGCGCGCTGGCGCTATCACGAAGCCCTGTCGCTTGACCTGACCGCGCGCGATCGCTCGTCGATCTATGGCGGCGTCCACCTCTACGAACTGGCATGA